TGTTTATTACCCTACTAGTCCTTTGGTACTGCATCACATACTTGAGATTGCTAGCCACCTGCATGACTATGAACATGATTCTAATCTATGTAATGTTGTTGCTCCAATGAAGGCTAAATTTCTTAAATACTGGAAACATGTGCCACTGTTATATGCATTTGCTTTTGTTCTGGACCCAAgggctaagatgagaggtttgcAGAATGTGCTTGACTTGCTTGCTCAGAGTAACAATATGAGTTACATTGATTATCTTGCTGAGGTCAAATTTGAGTTGCATAAACTGTATGACAAGTATGAATctaagtttggtgcagctaggccAGCTAGGACCACCCATCCATCTGGATTGACAGGTAAGAGGAAGCAGGCATGGGGCAAAATATTTGGAGGATCAGTTTCTTCTGGTCCTTCAAGTACTGCTGGATCATCTGCTGTGCCTCCTGGTCTCTCTGAGCTCACTGTTTACCTTGACAGTGACAATGTTGTGGCCTATGATGATGATTTTGATGTCCTGAATTGGTGGCATGAGCATAAACTAACCTTCCCAGTTCTCTGTACAATGGCTAAAGATATTATGTCTGTCCCTGTTTCAATAACTTCTTCGGAGTCTTGCTTTAGTCTTACTGGCAGGATCATTGAGGAGCGCCGACGTCGATTGGGACCAGACACTGTGGAGATGTTGATCTGCGTGAAGGACTGGGAGCTTGGTGAAGAGAAGGGACAGCATACAGTGGAGGATGAGGAGTATGAAGACTACTTCAAGAATCAGTTTCTAGATCATGACTCTGGTGCTAGTGGAATAACCACTTAGGCAGTTAGTGAGAGTGAGGCATTGAGTCTGAGTGAGAGAAGACATTTGAgacacttggtttgtaataactttgaacAATTGAACCATTCAATAATGAGCTGGCCGTACTCTTTTCCTTTGTAGGGTTTTATCTCACGAGGTGTGAGTTTTACCTacaaaggtttttaatgaggcggcATTGCACGAACAGCTCAAGTTTAAACATATTTGGCTTCCATTTGCTCTATTGTGAACTGATGAAATGTGATTATGTGAACTTGTGACTTGTGAGCTATAGCTATGATATCAAGTATGAAATGTGAATTCTGAAAtgtttttgtgatttgtgaacttgtcaattgtgaAAATGAATTTGATACATGTCCTGAACTGTAGATCTgttgaaatgaatttgaaaaAGGTGTTTTTTAAACAGCGGGCCACGGGCTGGCCTGATGTCTTAATGGGCCCCGTGCTGaacgggctggcacggcctgtaAATCGGCCCACGGACCGTGCCTGGGCCTGCAAGCAAACACGGTGTCCCATTGGGGCACGGCCCGGCGGCACGCCGTGCCAATCAGGCCCGTGCCCTTACGGGCCGTGCCTAGCCCGGGcccgggccgggccgtgccgggccggcccgttgcTCAACTTTACTCGTACCCTTTATTCATCTCCTCTTTATTGATCAAATTTACAGACACACATGCATAGACGATGGGCTCATCACGATCGATCACAATAGCAACAAAGCCAACAACTAAGCTAACCCGTGTCGATACTATTAGTAATAAGGTAATCCATATTAGCCAAGCACAGCATGACAGTAGAGGAGTATATGAGCTTCAGCTAGCTAGCGGCTGCCACGCCATCCTTGCAGACGAGACGACCATGCGCTCAGATTCAGCAGGTAGCGGCGCAGCGTGTGGTGCAGTCGAAGCTGCACCCTCCGccaccgcccccgccgccgccgttcttGCCGCCGTAGCTGAAGGTCCGGAAGCAGCGCGACGGGCAGGTGAGGCGCTTCCCGCGGCATGGACCGTCCTGCGGGCACACCGTGGACGGCGGCACCACCGTGCCGCGCCGGTACCCGAGCCCGCCGCCCTCGGCCCACCCGCCGAAGAACCCGCCCCCgggccgcgcgccgccgccgggcccCGGTTGCCCCGCGCCGCCGAACCACGGCATCCTGGCGAAGAAGGCGCccgggtcgccgccgccgcccggatTGTTGCTGTTGTCGGAGTGGCGGCCGTTGTGTCCGGCCGCCGATACCGCCAGCAGGGCGAGGAGCAGCACAGCGGCGGAAGCACCGGGCTTGGTGGCcatggctgcggcggcggcgctctaGCTACTTCCTGGttgaaggaaaaggaaaggaaagggtTTGGGACGAGTCTTCTGTGGGCGGAGGAATCCAACTGCGCCACTCGAGAGGGATGCTTGTGAGCTAGTACCAGTGTGAGCACGGCCGGCAGCTACTTATGGAGACGATAGAGGTGGAGGGCCCGACGACGGATTGGAGAGGACTTTGGGGAAAGTGGAGGGCTGGTGGGGCGGTGGCGCAATCTGCGGCGTGGCGATTCGACTCGGATACAACGCTGCCCTGCTGCTGCGGCCGCTGTGAGCTTCACCGTCAGTGCGGTCTAGCTAATCAGCTGTCTGTCACTGTGTGGCGCCAAGCCATGCCATCCGCGGTTGACGGCTGACAGGTACGTGTACCGGAACGGAACCACGGGCGCGCTACGGTAGTACGGTTTGTTTACCCCAAATTGCAAGCTTCTTTACAACGAGCTTGCTGTTAATTTTTTTGCACAGTACTCCCAACCAGGATGATTATCCAGCCTGACCACCATGCATACTCTCAATGTCTTGGAGTTCGTGGCCGGCGCTGCACGATGCTCGTCTTTAATGGCGAACTGTGGTGGGCGGGCGCGATCGGCGAGTGTGTCGCGGGCGCGGAGTATTTGAGGGTACGGTGGGTTCCGTTCCGGCCGGGCATGCCGACCCTGGCAGTCTGCACTGCAGGCTCTCGGGAGTCTAGGGGCCCTGTTTAGCTGCACCTCAAAAtaccaaattttttaagatttttttgTCACATTGAATCTTTGATATATGcataaaacattaaatataaataaaaaataaaactaattacacagtttagacaaaattcacgagataaatcttttaaacctaattatattatgattgaacactaattatcaaatagcAATGAAAACGTTAcagtattttacaaaaaaaattgACATCAAACTGGCCCCAGAGAGCCTGCACCGTGCAGACCCTGCCTCGGTCTGCCCGTGTGCCGGTGTGTATAACTGTACTACTACAAGACATTGAGAAGACTTGAGAGTACCGACGGCCGGCCAGTTTTTACCGGTGCAGCGCTCCCCTCGTCGTCCCCGGCGCCGGCGGGCGAGCACACGCTCCCCGGCCTGTTGCAGTTCAGTGCGGCTGTGTCAGGTATCTTAGAACGGGTACCCCGAGCGAATATCAAAGGGGTtgcttaagtcccatcaaaaaacaaagctagaaggtaagccgtgggtccctcacccgccacgaccgggcccaccaagccctccgcctcgcctcgagcctcgcgcaggaggtctcggcgtcctgacgcaatctctgcCTCGCGCGAAGCTCtccacgggaggcctcggcagggaacacgatctccgcctcgcgcgaggctccccacggaaggcctcggcaggggtacattctccgtgtcgcgcgaggcctctcgcgcaaggcctcggcaaggagtctgatctccgtctcgcgcgaggcctcattctccgtgtcgctcgaggccggttcgtccgcggcccgtcgccccccccccccccccccccgcctcggccgaccctcccgacagcgtgtcgtgtctcattaatacttcaaccactctcgCAATCTCCGCCGGACGAGGGCTCGACGCCAAAGGATGGCCGACGGGATCTGAGGTCGCGTCAgtgccataccggctaggacagggcacggcggggattaccggccactatgttttgacgctgtgcccacgatcagcgcccacactacactatgTCCCGctatccccgcctcgaaaacaacatcgccCGGACAACTTgtcccgggtcatcaccgcctccaagccgacgcgccagatcagccgcccactcggggcctcggcactgtgcaccaaggtcttggCTATCTTGGGGatcgtgcccgccgagaccccccattgcggtgcagcctcggcaccgaccaagcctcggcctcacgcacagtccgtccaccgccgcacccactccgaggcggtcccagggctctcacgatgcacaggatcggatgggactagcacgccgccccagtgctccaaggacggaccactccgacgaccacgccgccacaggagcaggccacagggctcggacatgccgcccctgttggcacgacgccgcatagttaacacatgtactgtccttgtcttcccttcaactataaaaggagaggacttgggccacttagaaaggaggaaaaaaaaggaagaacaccttgtaacacacacacgcgcgcACACATCCCAACcgcctgagagcaatgtctcaaaCGGTCCACGCAACACCTTgttgagacctgggactagctccctctctccctagcttgtaaccccctactacaagcatttcggtgcaaggaatacaagatcgatctctcagactggacgtagagcatcgattgcctgaaccagtataaaccttgtgtctctttgcatcaccatccgggattaggggcacgcagttcatatttactggttggttgaggaccccctggtccgaaacaccgacagttggcgcgccaggtaggggcctctacgtgtcagcttcgtcatcccagcaagtcctggatggcagaccccgtacgaccattgcgcctCGACacagtggtttggtttgggagcctagagttcatgtctctagggcatgagtacgacatggtactcctgactcctcgagccccaccaaccgatgatgaagtcacgcaccggcagcccaggtgcaggcggcgcccaggcggccgctctcgccgtgctCGCCAGTCACGACGCAACCAAGACCGCCCCGACGATACGCCAATCCAGGGCAGCACGCCGCTCcacgccgatatcctacgaccagctattggcacagggtccctggccgaggacctgtctggcctgagcttggataaaggaaaatcgccggtggtacacagcgatgcccagtcatcaagctccgctccaccactccctgggGAGCTAATCCCAGCAAAGCAAAgcccggcgacggcaccatccccatacccctttgggttgagaaaccccgccgcctcttatgcttatgcttatgctGCTGCTCACGCGGATCCTTCAGCACGCCGCCAGCGCTTTGCCCTCGACTTCGATACCACCGAGTCAATCCACGCCTACGACgattcctcggaggaggacgaggcatgggctggagcggatttctctagactccacgaccctggggctatgcgccagttcttggccgcaagcgactactgcttagaCTACTCCgaatccgacgacgaaggcacctacgaccccactcgcaagtgttttcacgtcggactcgggatgccaagggcgggcgaagaggacgagggggcaggcagcCGTTCTCCGCTTCACCCAGGaacaggcgccgccacacctccacgcattgtcctACCGGGCGCACAAAACGAGAACCctgctcttgcacgacctcaacGTCCAGACCTAgcgcagctccgtgagctccaggccaaggtcgaacaagaccaacttctTCTGCagtagcttcgagactctctcgaacaggaacagcgaggtcgcggcgaaggcggaGGAGCCCAACGGAGGGCCCgcaatgtgcatcaccgcatccatgacgacgaagggagtgagcaacccccagtcttcaatcgcgctagctagaatgtcacggctgcggcaatgctggttcgTGCAATGCCtaagccctctaccacggaggggcggtgggtccgcgatgagctccgggatctcctagagaccaccGCGGTTCAGCAAGCCGAGAgctccgcctcccgacggcacgggggcgtCTCGAACCTGCTCGTGGCTCCACCTCGAtaggatagggaagcctcggctcatcccgagcccgctcgagcaccaatagcccacagggtccccatgcttctggaccgcctcagcaatcgacgcgaggtatagggagaccatgaggtggtcaacaGGCGACGATGccatgacaacgaggggcccgctcggggctaccacccacatcgaggcggtcgctacgatagcggggaggaccgcagtccttcccctgaaccaccaggcccttgggtcttcagcagggccatccatgtcgctcttttccccgcccggttttggcaaccggccaatctcgcgaagtacagcggcgagaccaaccctaaactctagcttgccgattaccgcctggcctgctagctaggtggcgcggacgatgacctgctcatcatccgcaacctccctttgctcttgtcagactcagcgcgagcctggctcgagcaccttcctccctcacaaatccacaactggcgcgacttggttaggatcttcgttgggaacttccagggcacatacgtgcgccctggaaattcttgggatcttaagagctgccgccagaagccagatgagtctctccgagacttcatccggcgcttctccaaacagtgcaccgagttgcccagcgtcggcgactcggagatcgtccaggctttcctctccggcaccacctaccgagacctggttcgagagttaggtcggaacgtgcCGTGCTCCGCTGCTgtgctccttgacatcgccaccaacttcgcctcgggtgaggaggctgtcagagccatcttccccgacaacgacactaagggtaagcggagggacgaggcccccaaggcctcggcctcccacctccctaggagaaagaaaaaggggcacctagggaagcaggaggtcctggaggccgatctggtcggggccacagaacgcaagaatccccgaggccccagaggccctaggcctttcgacgacatgcttaagaaaccataCCCTTACCACCAAGTCCCGGTCAAGCacaccctcgaggattgctccatgctgcggcgatactacgccaggctcgggctccccgatgacgacgccaagcagaagggcgctggcgaccgggacgatgacaaggacgacggtTTCCCcaaggtacacaacgccttcatgatcttcggtggaccctcggcgtgccttacggcgccACAGCGCAAGAGGGAgcaccgagaagtcttctcgatcaaggtggccaccccccggtaccttgactggtctcgggaggcgatcaccttcgatcgagatgaccaccctgaccatgttccgaatcccaggcagtacccactggtcgttgacccgatcatcagcaACACTCGACtatccaaggtgttgatggacagaggcagtggcctcaatatcctctacgttaataccctagagctcttggagatcgaccggttgaggctccaaggcgacgtcgcccccttccatgacatcatgccagggaagcgcacgtgacccatcgggcgcatcgaccttcccgtctgttttggcactccctccaactaccacaaggaagtccttaccttcgaggtagtcaggttcgggggagcctaccatgccatcctggggtggtcgtgctacgctaagttcatggcagtccccaactatacctacctcaagctcaagatgccaggccctagcggtatcatcacaattgagtccacgtacgaacatgcatatgactgcgacattgagtgcatcgagtacgccgaggctctggcagaagccgagaccctcatcgcccacctcgaccaactcagtggcgaggcgcctgactccaagcgtcgcataGGGGTGTTCGAGCCTATGGaagccatcaaacttgtcccggtcgaccccgcctgccccaacgatcgagcgctgaggatcagcaccaccctcgacatcaaataggaagccatgcttgtCGACTTTCTTTGTGCAAATGccgacatatttgcatggagtcccttggacatgccgagcatactgagggaggtcgccgagcacgccctagaCATCTAGGCCGGATCTAggccggcgaggcaacgcctgcgccgcttcgatgagaaaaagcatagggccatcggtgaggagatacagaaactcttggtggccagattcatcaaagaagtgtcccacccagagtggttggctaaccccgtgttagtcaagaagaaaaatgggaaatggaggatgtgcgtggactacaccggtttgaacaaagcctgtccaaaagtcccctttccattaccccgaatcgatcaaatcgttgattccactgcagggtgtgagaccctgtctttccttgatgcgtattctggttaccatcaaatcaagatgaaagagttagaccagcttgcgacttctttcatcacaccatttggcatgtactgctacgtgactatgcctttcggcctcagaaacataggtgccacgtaccagcggtgcatgacctaggtctttggcgacaacattaggtggaccatcgaggcctacatagacgacatcatggtcaagaccagaaaggccgaggatctcgtcgacgacttgaggataaccttcaaatggcttagagagaagggcatcaagctcaatcccaagaagtgtgtgttcggggtcccccgaggcatgctcttgggattcatagtctcgtaacgcggcattgaagccaacccagagaaggtcttggccataatcagcatgggaccaattagggacctcaagggagtacagagggtcatgggatgccttgcagccctgagccacttcatcttgcgcctcggcgaaaaaggtttgcctctataccgactcttgagaaaatccgagcatttttcctagacccccgaggccaaagaagccctcgacagactcaagaggctgctcacaaatcctcccgtcctcgtacccccggccagggatgaggccctcttactctacatcgccgcaatgacccaagtggtcagcgctgccgtagtggtagagaggcaggaagaggggcatactctgcccacccaacgacctgtttatttcattagcgaggtgctctccgagaccaaagcacgctacccccacatccagaagctggtctatgccgtggtcctggcccggcgtaaactgtgtcactactttgagtctcacccagtgactgtggtatcatcttttcccctgggggagatagttcataaccgggaggcctcaggcaggatagccaagtgggccgtcgagcttatgggggaaaccttgacttttgcgcctcagaaagcgatcaagtctcaggtcttggccgatttcgtggctgagtggacagacacccaactgccaccggcTCAAACTCAGACAGAGTGCTGGACCctatacttcgacggatccctgatgaaaacCGGGGCAGGTGCGGGTCTGCTGTTCATcttgcccctcggagtacacatgcgctacatggtgcggcttcactttgccgcctccaacaacgtggcagagtacgaggccctcatcaacggcttacaagtcgccatcaaacttggggcacggcgcctcgacgtccgaggtgactcgcggctcgtcatagatcaagtgatgaaggagtcaaattgccttgaccccaaaatggaggcttactacaagttggtacgacgcctagaagacaagttcgacggcctcgaactaaatcacgtcgcgtggaagtacaatgaggccgccgacaagctggcaaagatggcctcagcacgggccccggtccccctgaacgtcttcgctagagacctccacaaaccttccattggctatacctcgacaacagaggagggcccacctatggaacccACGACAAAgctcgatgccccctctgctgccgagaccccctcgaccgagcccgaggtcatggaagtcaacaccgagcctccgtagactgatcaggacgcggattggcaaatcatgttcctcgattggctcgatcggggggagcttcctggcgaTGGAACCAAAGCACGACGGCTTgcacgccgagccaagacctatgccctctacaatgacgaattgtacaggcaaagtccctcaggtgtcctccaacgatgtatcactaccgaggtgggccaagccctgctttgggacttgcacgcaggcgcctacgggcaccatgcggcgcctcggacgctcgtaggaaatgctttccgccaagggttctactggccgatggtGGTCACcgatgctaccaagctagtacgctcctacgaaggatgccaatactatgctcggcagacacatctcccagccctggccctgcaaaccatccccatcacatggccgttcgccgtgtgggggctcgacatagtcgagcctctgcaaaaggcccctaagggctacacccatctactggtatcaatcgacaagttctccaaatggatcgaggctcatccgatcaatcgaatcaaatctaaGCAGgcagtgttgttcttcactgacattattcacaggtttggggtccccaacaccatcatcaccgacaatgggacgcagttcaccagcaaaaagttcctgacattttgcgacaaccaccacatctgtgtggcctggtcgaccgtaggacacccaaggaccaacgaccaagtagagcgtgccaacggcatgatcctacaaggcctcaagcctaggattcaCAAccagttgaaaaagtttggcaagaaatggctcgccgaactcccgtcggtcatctggagcctgaggaacactccaagctgagccacggggttcatgcctttcttcttagtctatggggccgaggccatcctccccatcgACTTGGAAtgtggttccccgaggctacaagcctataacgaacaaagtaactgcACCAcctgagaggacgccctcgatcaattGGAGGAAGCCtaagacgtcgcgctactacactcggccaaataccagcagagcctacggcgctatcaggcctgacgcgtccgaggccaagacttgaaggtaggcgacctggtgttgaggctagcacagagcaacaagggccgccacaagctgaccccgccatgggaaggaccatacatcgtcgcccaagtactgaagcccgagacctacaagctggccaacgagaagggcgaagtcttcaccaacgcttggaacatagaatagctacgtcgcttttatccctaaatttccaagcattgtatatgtcgtttctcgaaatacaattaaaaa
Above is a genomic segment from Miscanthus floridulus cultivar M001 chromosome 3, ASM1932011v1, whole genome shotgun sequence containing:
- the LOC136541274 gene encoding glycine-rich cell wall structural protein 1.0-like, translating into MATKPGASAAVLLLALLAVSAAGHNGRHSDNSNNPGGGGDPGAFFARMPWFGGAGQPGPGGGARPGGGFFGGWAEGGGLGYRRGTVVPPSTVCPQDGPCRGKRLTCPSRCFRTFSYGGKNGGGGGGGGGCSFDCTTRCAATC